From a region of the Panicum virgatum strain AP13 chromosome 2K, P.virgatum_v5, whole genome shotgun sequence genome:
- the LOC120695320 gene encoding uncharacterized protein LOC120695320, with translation MAPDWSSLPKDLLRLVLERLPWSSRPRFAAACRHWRSVVTPFFPAWLTPLLLSAADVGSTNLRFYSPYYHKNFEVSTTLDAPSAKFCCAVGRHLTLCQRRMILEADLVTGDVCELPPIRYAWFHFVVYDGADRMFGVHTIAGPPRTALAIMDDDGEWDDWDYAAPLAGVDGAKLPESSPNTNPVFHGGLLYVLLDDGKLAVYDEARHRDNGHFEILDKPESFGLPCEDRYLFESDDGELMAVLFGRRGTPVHIVKLNEQEMKWETVETLGGRALFTGTLTTLMRKTKVKWMQNKVFFPRLYDWPETVHVEIVDRDGELAFIPTSEGGITPAAKDGKSMWSYELGSEESTDFWDTERVDYSICVDFDI, from the coding sequence ATGGCACCAGACTGGTCGTCTCTCCCGAAGGATCTGCTAAGGCTCGTCCTGGAGCGGCTGCCGTGGTCGAGCCGCCCGCGCTTCGCCGCCGCGTGCAGGCACTGGCGCTCCGTCGTGACGCCCTTCTTCCCGGCGTGGCTGACCCCGCTTCTTCTCAGCGCCGCGGACGTCGGCTCGACCAACCTCCGCTTCTACAGCCCTTACTACCACAAGAATTTCGAGGTCTCCACCACTCTAGACGCACCAAGCGCCAAGTTCTGCTGCGCCGTTGGGCGCCACCTGACATTGTGTCAGCGGCGTATGATACTAGAAGCCGACCTCGTGACCGGTGATGTCTGCGAGCTGCCGCCGATCAGGTACGCGTGGTTCCACTTCGTCGTCTACGACGGCGCGGACAGGATGTTTGGCGTCCACACGATCGCCGGCCCGCCTCGAACCGCCCTCGCCATcatggacgacgacggcgagtgGGACGACTGGGACTAcgcggcgccgctcgccggcgtcgacgGCGCGAAGCTGCCTGAGTCGTCGCCGAACACCAACCCGGTCTTCCATGGCGGCTTGCTCTACGTGCTCCTCGATGACGGGAAGCTGGCTGTGTACGACGAGGCCAGGCACCGCGACAATGGGCACTTCGAGATTCTTGACAAGCCCGAGAGCTTCGGGTTACCATGCGAGGACAGGTATCTGTTCGAGTCTGACGATGGCGAACTCATGGCCGTCCTCTTTGGCCGCCGTGGGACGCCGGTGCACATCGTCAAGCTCAACGAGCAAGAGATGAAGTGGGAGACGGTGGAGACCCTGGGCGGGCGAGCGCTGTTCACCGGCACACTCACCACGCTGATGAGGAAGACAAAGGTCAAGTGGATGCAGAACAAGGTCTTCTTCCCGAGGTTGTATGATTGGCCTGAGACTGTCCATGTCGAAATTGTTGATCGTGACGGCGAGCTGGCTTTCATACCAACGTCTGAAGGGGGCATCACGCCGGCGGCCAAAGATGGAAAGAGCATGTGGTCTTATGAGCTGGGGTCAGAAGAATCAACAGACTTTTGGGACACAGAAAGAGTGGATTATAGTATTTGTGTTGATTTTGATATATAA